The region GGTTTCAGCGATTCTCACCTCTTATTTTTTCTTTGGCTCTGATATTATTTTACCTGTTGATCTTCAGGATAATTTCACTATTTCTGAAGTGCCTTTTTACATAATCCTTGGAGTTCTTGCCGCAGGTTGTTCTATGTACTTTACAAGTATTTATTTTAAAATTGGAGATGCTTTTAAAAAAATAGATTCCCTTTTTTACAGGCTGCTTATTGGCGGCCTTGGTCTTGGAATCCTTATTTATTTAATTCCTCCACTTTATGGCGAAGGTTATAATGTTATAAATAACCTATTGGCTGAAGATTATTTGGAAGCTTTAGGAACCAATTTTTTTAATGACTACCTTGATAATATCTGGATTGTAATAATCCTCCTGGCCGGACTTGTGATTTTTAAAATCCTGGCTACTTCCCTCACTTTTGGAGCCGGAGGTGTTGGCGGTATTTTTGCGCCGGTATTGTTTATGGGAAGTGCCATGGGACATTGCTTTGCCCTAATTGTAAACAATCTGGGAATATTAAAAAACCCAATTTCGGTAAGTAGTTTTACGATGGTTGGGATGGCCGGTTTAATGGCCGGGGTTTTGCACGCACCACTTACCGCCATTTTCCTTATTGCAGAACTCACCGGCGGCTACGAACTCTTTGTCCCCCTAATGATTACCGCTGCTATTTCTTATATGATTACCAACCAGTTTCAGCCACACTCGGTATATACCATGGAACTCGCAAAACGTGGCGATTTGTTAACTCATAATAAAGATCAGGCCGTATTAACCCTCTTGAATATTCAGCAGATTATAGAAAAAAACTTTGTTACCCTCAATATAGATATGAATCTTGGAGATGTTATTCACGAAGGCGTAATAAAATCTTCCCGAAATCTTTTTCCCGTTATCGATGAAAATCGTAAATTCCTGGGTATTATTCTATTAGATGATATTAGACCGATAATGTTTGACCAGAAAATGTATGAAGAGGTAAAAGTGAGCGACATTATGCAACGAGCCCCTGAAATAATTGACCTTAGAAAAGACCGGCCAAAAGACATAATGACCAAATTTCAGGAAACAAATGCCTGGAATCTACCTGTGGTAGATGACGAGAAATATGTAGGATTTATTTCTAAATCTAAACTATTAACCGCCTACCGTCAAAAACTAATAGAAGTAACTGTTTAAATTTATGAATACTATTTTAAAACTTTTAGGCATATTAATATTAATTGCCATTGGAGTGGGATTTTATTACCGCACTTTTGAAGATGTTGTGCTGGGAGACCAAATAATTGGCATCGCAGTTTTAGCAAGTGCATTTATTTTAATGCCTATTTTTCTCTATGTGAGATGGAAAGGAAAACGGCTGCAAGACTACACTCTCACTAAAGAGAACATGGATAGAATGCGGGATAAGGGAATAGATTAATTGCCTGTTTTAGAATACTTTCAAAAGAAAATCGAA is a window of Salegentibacter salegens DNA encoding:
- a CDS encoding chloride channel protein, encoding MGNKATKLLIRFSDWSNRHLSHQQFLMILSAIIGFTAGLGAVVIKNLTHFIQRLLEGNLIINYHHAFYFIFPLIGLSLTLLVIKVVLKKKIGHGIPSTLYAISRRKGIMRSFQMYASIITAPLTVGFGGSVGLEGPTVATGASLGSNISRFFKMNQSSRTLLIGCAAAGAMSSIFKAPIAAIIFAIEVFSLDLTLISMVPLLIASVSAILTSYFFFGSDIILPVDLQDNFTISEVPFYIILGVLAAGCSMYFTSIYFKIGDAFKKIDSLFYRLLIGGLGLGILIYLIPPLYGEGYNVINNLLAEDYLEALGTNFFNDYLDNIWIVIILLAGLVIFKILATSLTFGAGGVGGIFAPVLFMGSAMGHCFALIVNNLGILKNPISVSSFTMVGMAGLMAGVLHAPLTAIFLIAELTGGYELFVPLMITAAISYMITNQFQPHSVYTMELAKRGDLLTHNKDQAVLTLLNIQQIIEKNFVTLNIDMNLGDVIHEGVIKSSRNLFPVIDENRKFLGIILLDDIRPIMFDQKMYEEVKVSDIMQRAPEIIDLRKDRPKDIMTKFQETNAWNLPVVDDEKYVGFISKSKLLTAYRQKLIEVTV